The window ATTGACAAAGTTTTGAGCATTCACCTCAGTCTGAAACCTTGTTTTTAGCTCAAGTCTCAGCTAACTGCCTGTTTATGAGATGTTCTTGTTTTGAGTATAAAATATTGAAGGTGAACTCATCAAATGCTATAGTTAGACTTCCCATTACTCCAGGATTATAGGAAGGAATTTTAAGAGAAAAGGATCAGCTAAAATGTGATTGATGTCTGCCTGAATCTTATAAATTGTAAAAATGAAAGAGGTGGCCAATTGACCACCTCTTTCATTTTTATTTTCAGTAAATCTCTAAATCTAAGCCTTAGCGAATCTGAACGAGTTCTCTGTATTTTGCCAATGGCCAGAGTTCATCGTCAACCATAATTTCGAGTTTGTCCACGTGGTAACGGATTGTTTCAAAGTAATTTTTTACATCGTCACAGTACGCTACAGCTTTCGCACGGGCATTCTCTATTTTGTTCGCTTTCTTCCTCGCTTCAATCATTTTGTCGACATTCGATTTGATCATACCGATGTGCTCGGAAATTTCCTTGATCATTTCGATTTGTGTCGACATAGCATCCGGTTTCATGCCGATGTTTTTCAGTCCTTCGACATTTTTTGCAAGGATAGTCTGATAGCGTATAGCAGCAGGAATGATGTGATTGATCGCGAGATCACCCATGACGCGACTTTCAATCTGGATTTTCTTGATGTAAGTCTCAAGCATAATCTCATGACGCGCTTCCACTTCACGGTGATTAAAGATTCCCATTTCTTCAAACAGCTTCATTGAGCTTTTGCTGATATAGGCATCAAGAGCCGGTGGTGTAGTCGTTATGTTTGACAATCCACGACGTTTCGCTTCCTTCACCCACTCATCGCTGTAGCCATTTCCTTCGAAACGGATGGTTTTTGAGTCCACGATATACTGACGCAAAACCTTGAGAATTGCTTCGTCTTTTTTGGTGCCTTTGTCAATCAGTGTATCTACTTCAGCTTTGAACTTGCGCAATTGGTTGGCCATAATGGTATTCAGTACCATCATCGCGCTGGAACTGTTTGCGGAAGATCCAACAGCACGGAATTCGAATTTATTACCTGTGAATGCAAAGGGAGATGTACGGTTACGATCTGTATTATCCAGAAGGATTTCCGGAATCTTGCCGATATCAAGTTTCAGAGCTGTCTTTTCATCAGCAGTCATTTTTTTCTCATTCACCTTTTGTTCGATTTCATCCAACACATTGCTGAGCTGAGTACCGAGGAAAATGGACATGATTGCAGGAGGTGCTTCGTTCGCTCCCAAACGGTGATCGTTGCTCGCAGAGGCGATACTTGCACGCATCAGATCAGCGTGTTCGTAAACCGCCTTGATCGTGTTTACGAAGAAGGTAAGGAACATCAGGTTGCTCTTCGGAGTACTTCCCGGACTGAGCAAATTCTTTCCGGTGTTGGTACTCATACTCCAGTTGTTGTGCTTTCCACTACCGTTGATGCCGGCATATGGTTTTTCATGCAACAACACTTTGAAGTTGTGACGACG of the Bacteroidota bacterium genome contains:
- a CDS encoding glutamine synthetase III, coding for MSNIRFRALETTLGRLPVKVVPPAGKVSDFYGVNVFNREAMQKYLPRDAYKAVMAAIEHGEPVDRKMADLIALGMKDWASSKGCTSYTHWFQPLTGLTAEKHDSFFELSDGKAIEHFSGNALAQQEPDASSFPSGGIRNTFEARGYTAWDPSSPAFIMESASGKTLCIPTIFVSYTGETLDNKAPLLKALHALDKAAVDVCQYFDKDVTKVIATLGVEQEYFLVDTALLNSRPDLLTTGRTLFGHSPAKGQQLEDHYFGSIPERVYAFMQDMETEAYKLGIPLKTRHNEVAPSQFECAPVFEEINLAVDHNALLMDLMEKVARRHNFKVLLHEKPYAGINGSGKHNNWSMSTNTGKNLLSPGSTPKSNLMFLTFFVNTIKAVYEHADLMRASIASASNDHRLGANEAPPAIMSIFLGTQLSNVLDEIEQKVNEKKMTADEKTALKLDIGKIPEILLDNTDRNRTSPFAFTGNKFEFRAVGSSANSSSAMMVLNTIMANQLRKFKAEVDTLIDKGTKKDEAILKVLRQYIVDSKTIRFEGNGYSDEWVKEAKRRGLSNITTTPPALDAYISKSSMKLFEEMGIFNHREVEARHEIMLETYIKKIQIESRVMGDLAINHIIPAAIRYQTILAKNVEGLKNIGMKPDAMSTQIEMIKEISEHIGMIKSNVDKMIEARKKANKIENARAKAVAYCDDVKNYFETIRYHVDKLEIMVDDELWPLAKYRELVQIR